Part of the Pseudodesulfovibrio hydrargyri genome is shown below.
CCTGAGCGACGCCTTCATCACCACCGTCTATTCGCTGATGCTCGGCTTCCTGGGCTTCTACGCCCTGGCCGACTTCCTGCGTTCGCGCAAGGCGGACAAGGGCGGCGACGCCCACGGCGGCGGGGAAGGGGCCGAACTCGGAGCCCTGTGCCGCAACCTGCAGGACGTCAAGTGCCCGCCCATGATCAAGTTCGACCAGGACCTGGTCGCCGGCGGCCGCCAGATCTCCTGGATATTCCTGGTCCTGTCCGGCGCGCTGGTCGGCCTGGCCGCGGGCATCATGGGCGTGGGCGGCGGCTTTCTGACCTTCCCGATCTTCGTTTACGTGCTCGGCGTGTCCTCCATGACCACGGTGGGTACCGACATCTTCCAGATCGTGTTCACGGCGGGCTTCGCGTCCATCACCCAGTACGCCATCTACGGCTTCATCTTCTACACCCTGGCCATGGGCATGCTCATCGGTTCGCTGCTGGGCATCCAGATCGGCGCGCTGGTGACCAAGATCGTGCCCGGCATCACCATCCGGGGCTTCTACGCCATGGCCGTGCTGGCCGGTTTCATGAACCGGATATTCGCCCTGCCGAGCAAGCTGGCCGATATGGACATCATCTCGCTCTCGCCAGGCGCCGGGGCCGTGCTCAACACCATCGGCATCTGGGCGTTCTTCATCGTCATCGGCGGGTTCTCCGTCTGGGTGGTGGGCACCTTCCTGATGAACATTTCCAAGCTCAAGAGAAAGGAGGCCTAAGGCCATGATCTACAACAAGAAGGAATTCTACGGCGGGGCGAGCCTGCTGGTGGTCTTTTTCGTGATCCTGTTCATGATGTTCCAGCCCATCTACCACGGGCACAACGGCATGCAGTTTTTGGACAATCTCTACAACTCCATCTCCAAGGGGTCCATCAACTACTCCTCGCAGTTGAAGGACGACATGGCCAAGTTCGACGGCAAGGCCATAGACGTGACCCTGAACTACGGCACCGAAGTCCAGGCGGCCCAGTCGGCCGACATGTTCGCCAAGGCCGGGGCGCAGGCTTCGGCCGACGGCAAGGCGCTGCATCTGGCCGGTTCCCTGGGCGCGATCCTGAAGAGCAGCCTGGACGACGCCCAGGTCATGTACGACAACGACGGCGAGGCCATCCAGGCCCGGTACGGCATTGAGCCGCGCCGCGTCCTGTACAACTGGTGGATATCCTACAAGCTGATGAACAAGGCCTTGGGCAACCAGAAGGAATTCGCGGCGGCCAAGGCCGTGGACACGGTCCAGACCAAGTCGGTGGAGGCCTCCTACAACTACTACGGGGTCGAGGCCCAGAGCATCACGGACGACATAGGCCTGGTCATCTTCTCCCTGGTCTTCTATGTGCTTTACACCTTGTGGTACGGGTTCGCCATCCTGTTCGTCTTCGAGGGATGGGGACTCAAGCTCAGTCACTAAGTCTCGGAATGCGCATCATACCCTAGCCCTGCGCGGTCCGGCGGCCTCCCCCGGCCGTCGGACCGCGTCCCGAGCCATGAGGGGATTTACTCCTGTCCGAAATGATTGTATTTTCTTCACATGAGGAAGCGTGCATGAATCTCCAGAACTATTACGACACCGTTATGGAGCTGACCCACGGCATCGTGGTCACGCTCGATCTCGACGGGGGGATCATCCACGGCAACTCCGAGCTGGAGCACCTCTCCGGGTATCATCTCCAGGAACTGGCGGGCCGCGACTGGTTCGAGGTCTTCATCCCCAGGGACGAGCGGGACATGGCCCGGCGCGCCCTGCTCGAGAGCGTCCAGGACAGGGGAGTGACCGCCTTTGCCGGACGCATCCGGGCCAAGGACGGGGACACGGTCTACGTCAACTGGAACCTCAAGCCGCTGACCGACTCCAACGGCGAGATCGTCAGCCTGCTGTGCGTGGGCCAGGACGTGACCGACCTGGTCCTGCGCGAGAAGGGCCTTTTGCGCGAGCGGTTCACGCTGCTTGAGCGCAACAAGGAGCTCAACTGCCTCTATTCCCTGAGCCAGCTCATGGGCGAGATCCACCGGACCATGGACGACCTCCTGACCCAGGTGGTGGAACTGCTCCCGGCGGCCTTCCAGAACCCGGAGATGACCTACGCCCGGCTGCGCCTCGGGCACAAGATCTACGAGACCCCGGGCTTCGAGGAGAGCGATTTCATGCTCAAGTCCGACCTGGTGATCAACGGCGAGAAGCGCGGGTCGCTGACGGTCGCCGTGCGCAACGACGCGGCCCGGCCCGGTTTTCTGGAGGACGAGCGGGACCTGTTCACCACCGTGGTCCAGCAGGTGGTCATCCTGGTCTCCAAACGGGAGACGCGGTTGGCCAAACAGGAGCTGGAGCGCCAGCTCAGGCAGTCGGACCGGCTGGCCAAGATCGGCCAGTTCTCCGCCGGGGTGGCCCACGAGATCAACGAGCCCCTGGCCAACATCCTCGGCTTCGCCGAACTCGCCCTGCAGAGCCCGGACCTGCCCGAGCAGGTTGCCACGGACCTGAACAATATCGTGGAGTCCTCCCTGCACGCCCGCGAGATCATCCGCAAGCTCATGTTTTTCGGCCGCCAGCTACCGCCCCAGCCCGCGTTCATCGACTTCAACGACACGGTGGAGCAGGCCCTGCGCATCACCGAATCCGGGGCCCGGCGCGGCGACATCGAGATCGTCCGGGAGTATGACCGGAGCCTGCCCAAGATATTGGCCGATCCCCAGCACATGAAGCAGGTGGTGGTCAATCTGGTGGTCAACGCCATCCAGGCCATGGTCGACGGCGGTACCGTGACCGTCCGAACCATCGGGCTCGACAGCGACGCCTACCTGGTGGTGGAGGACACCGGCCCGGGCATGACCCCGGACGTGCTCAAGATGATCTTCACCCCGTTTTTCACCACCAAGGACGTGGACAAGGGTTCCGGCCTGGGGCTGTCCGTGATACACGGCATCGTCAAGGCCCACGGGGGATTCATTCAGGTGGAAAGCTCGCCGGACGGGGGGACCAGGGTGGAGGTCGCCTTTCCCTGCCATCTGCGCGACCCGGAGGATGAGCCATGAGCAGGACTGTCCGCATTCTCGCGGTGGACGACAGCAAATCGACTCTGGAGGTGCTCAAGCGCAATCTCGTGCCCGCGGGCTACGAGGTTTTTACCTGCGGCCGGGTGGACGAGGCCGTTGCCCTGCTCGAGGACCTGGTCATCGACCTGGTCATCACCGACTACCGCATGCCCGCGGCCTCGGGGTTGGATTTGATCAAGCACGTGCGAGCCAACCTGCCGGACGTGGAAATCATGATGATAACCGGCTACCCGTCCATTCCCGGCGCGGTGGAGGCCATCAAGGACGGGGCGGGGGAGTACCTGGCCAAGCCGTTTACCACCGAGGAGCTGCTTTCGTCCGTGGGGCGCATCGTGGAGCGGCTGCAGCGCAGGCGGGTCCTGGCCTCGGCCGACACTCCACCCGACAATTTCGGGATCATCGGCACCTCTCCGGAGATGGAACTGGTCTTCCAGCGCATCGGCAAGGCCGCGGCTTCGGACGCCAACGTGCTCATCAACGGCGAGTCCGGCACCGGCAAGGAGCTGGTGGCCCGGGCCGTGCACTACAACAGCGACCGGCGGACCGCGTCGTTCGTGCCGGTCAACTGCACGGCCATCCCGGACAGCCTGGTGGAGAGCGAGCTGTTCGGCCACGTCAAGGGGGCCTTCACCGGGGCCAAGGAGTCCAGGGCGGGCTTCTTCGAGGTCGCCAACGGCGGGTCCATTTTCCTGGACGAGATCGGCGACGCCAGCCCGACCATGCAGGCCAAGCTGCTGCGGGTCCTCCAGTCCAAGGAGTTCTGCAAGGTGGGGTCGAGCATCGTCAAGACCGTGGACGTGCGCATCCTGGCCGCCACCCACAAGGACCTGCGGCGCATGGTCGGGGAGGGCTCTTTCCGCGAGGACCTGTTCTACCGGATCAACGTCATCGACATCAACGTGCCGCCCCTGTCCGAGCGCGAGGACGACATACTCGTGCTCATCAACCATTTTCTGGCCGAGTTCTCCAGGGCCATGCACCGCGAGCCGCCGACCATCTCGGACGAGGCCCTGCACGCCATGCGCCGTTTCGACTGGCCCGGCAACGTCCGCGAGCTGGAGAACCTCATCCAGCGGCTGGTGGTCATCGTGGATCACGACACCATCGAGATCACGGACCTGCCCGAAGCCATGCGCTTCAGCCTGCCGCGCGAGGGCAGCGTCAACCGGACCCTGGAGGAAGTGGAGCTCGAACACATCCGCAACGTCCTGGTCATGACCGGAGACAACAAGACCCGCGCGGCCGAGATCCTCGGCATCAACCGCAAGACCTTGCGGGAAAAACTCAAGCGCTTCGAAGGGATGGCCGGGCAGGGCGAATAGCCCATCCCGGCCGCCCCGGGGTGAACCTTTGGGGTTGACCCGGCCCTGTCCTTATGCGAAAGGGCCGGACGGCGTTGACCTGTCCGCACAGTCGGGTATGGTGCAACGCACAACCATATCCAAGGCGCATCATGGCTTTCAACGTGGAAAAATACCTCAGCAGCCACGTCCGGCATGGCATGAAGGTCGGACTGGCCAGCGTTCTGGCCTACGTCGGGGCGGAACTTATCGGCCTGCCCTACGGGTACTGGGCGGTCATCACCACGGTCATCGTCATGCAGATGCATGTGGCCGACTCCATCCAGATGTGCCTGTACCGGTTCACCGGCACGGCCATCGGCGCGGGCATGGGCATCCTGATGATCCTCGTCTTCCCGCCCACCCACCTTTATACGCTCATCGCCGTGTTCGTGGGCACGGGCGTATGCGCCTACCTGACCCGCTACGACGCGCGCTACCGCATGGCGGCCATCACCATGGCCATCGTCTTCCTGTCCAGTCTGCAGGCGGAGAACCGCATCGAATACTCCCTGTTCCGGGTGGCCGAGATCGGCGTCGGTGTGCTCTGCGCCTTCGTGGTCTCGGTGGCGGTCTGGCCCAACCGGACCACCTCGGTCCTGCTCGACCGGCTGTGCGGACAATATGACCAAGTGGCCGACGACGTCCTGCTGCTCATGGACAATTTCCTGCACCGTCAACGCAAGACCGACCCGGATCTGTTCTTTGACCTGGCCCGCGAGGTCCAGGCCAACCGGGATCTCTACAACAAGATATATTCCACCGAGCGGCGCGTCTTCCGAGACGACATGGCCAAGCTCTCCCTGCAGGTCAACACGCTCAATTCCGTGGTCGAGCGGCTGCAATCCACGCCTTCCTTGCTCAACGAGGTGGAGGGCGACGGCTTCGACATCATCATGACACCGGAACTGAACCTCCTGGCCCGGCATCTGGCCGTGGCTCTGCGCTCCATCGGACGGGGCGTGCAGTACGATCCCCACCCCCTGGCCCGGGCCGTGGACAGGGTGGAGCAGCGGTTCATCGAACTGCGCGAGCAGGGCGTCATCGAACGGTTCGAGGTGCGCCGGTACTTCCAGGTCATGAGCTTCATCAACACCGTACAGCACCTGGGCGAATTCCTCCTGGTTGTCCTGAACAAGCCGCGCGGAACCGTATAGCCTTCCGATCTTCTCAGATAGAGGCCTGCGGCGGACAGCCGCGGGCCTCTTTTGCGTGGAGACGCGTAATTCCGGCCGGGAGGGGGGCTGCGGCCCAGACGAGGCGGGTGAAGAGTTCGAGATTCTCCACTGTCTTGTGAAAAAAAGTACGCGGCCGCATTGGGTTTTCGTCCACCTTGTCTTGCCGAAATAGTCTTGCCTAAGAGGCGCGTTTGCGCGTTGCCGCGATAGCTGACCCGGACTGCGGAAGACCTGAAAAACCGGGGCCTGGGATGACGTCCAAAAAAATTCTAAATTTTTTTTAGCAACGTCCATTCTATTATTTTTGCCAAATTCATTTTTTTGCCGAGACGTGAAGGCGGTCTGGCAAAACAAGGCGAGGCCGTTCGTCGACATGCTTAATCCAGCGAATTGCCGTTTTATTTGTGCGAAAAATCACATGAGGGCGAAAAAAGGGCATCTCTGCCCAGCAGTAGCGCTCTTGTTGTGTCGACCATTGTACCCGATGTGAAAAAAACTTCATATGTCCTGTCATTGCGCGATCTTGGCGTGATAAAACGCCTGTTTTGCAACTAAAAAACAATGTATTTTAACGCATTGTGGTTATTTTACCTGTTGGTGCAATTGCCACCGGTAGTGGCACGTTTTCTGCTAAAAACGAACTGATTGATTAATCAATCTGGACGTGCTAGCCCGTCCCCGGAAAAAGGGCGGAAGGCGGCCCGACGAACAATGTAAACAGCTATTGAGTGAGGATTGACCAGTTGCAAAATAGATACTTCATAATTTCGGCAGTCGTAGCGCTTCTCTTTGTGGGAGCCGTGGTCGGCTACGCCATCCCGGAGGAAAAACAGGAGGTTCCCGCCCGGATCATCCTGGACAACACCGGGGGGCGGGTCGTGTTTTCCCACCGGACGCACGCGGATGACTACGGGGCCGACTGCGCGGACTGTCACCATGACGGACTCGAGGGCAGGGAGTACCTGCCGTGCGGAGCCTGCCACCCGGCGGAGTTCGACGAAACGTTCCGCCGCGAACACCCCAAGGCGTTCCCGGACAAGGAGGCCTGTCTGCGCTGTCACGACGAAGTGCCCACCGGGCCGCTTCCCGAGGATGAACGGCCGGACATCGAATCCATCCCGACCCGTGGCGAGGCCTTCCACTCCCTGTGCATGGGCTGCCACGAGGAAAACGGCGGTCCCTACGGGGAAGATGCCTGCTACCAGTGCCACGCGAGGTAATCCATGCTGAAGATACACTATTCCCTGGATCAGAAACCGGCCGATTCCATCCGTGACCTGGAACCGCCCAAGGTCTTGAACATATCGGTGCGCAATCTCGTCCTGAAGACCAAGAAGGGCAGCGTGCTGGCCAAGGGCGACCTGGTCGCCGAACATCCGTCTCCCTGCGGCGGGGCCTGCCATGCGGCACTGGGCGGCAAGGTCAAGGCCGTCAACTACCACAGCCTGACCGTGGAATGCTCCGGCGGCGCCGAAACCGTCGAACCCGTGGACGTGGCGTCCATGGGCAAGGGATCGGAACTGATCCGGGCCCTGCAGGAGCTGGGCGTGGATGTCTCTCCGCTGTCGGGACGCGCCGAGGTCCTGGTGATCAACGGTCTGAACCCCGAGCCGGGCGTGTCCGTGGCCCAGCAGCTCCTGCGCGACGGCGGCGAGGAACTGCGCGCCGGATTGGACATGGCCCGCAAGCTGCTTTCCCCCGACCGCACCATCCTGGCCGCGCCCAAGGGCGAAGCCGTCTCCATACCCGGTGCGGAAACCGTGGGCATCCGGGCCAAGTATCCGTATTCCCTGGACGCCCTGGTGGTCCGCGCCGTGACCCGCAAGGAGTTCCCCGAGCACACCCGGGTCATCAACGTCATGGATCTGTTCGATCTCGGCAAGGTGGCCCTGACCGGACTGCCCGTCACCGAGACCTTCATGACCATCGACGGACACAACTACCGGGTGCCCGTGGGCACGCCCGTTCGCCATATTCTGGAGGCCCTCGAACTGAACGTCGAACCGGGCGACACCATCGTCCTGGGCGGACCGTTCAGGGGCGAGTCCATCTATAGCCTCGACCAGGGGGTCAAGAAGGAGGACTACGGCATGTTCATCACCTCCTCCGACGCCATTCCCGAGGTCCAGGACGCGGCGTGCATGAACTGCGGCGAATGCGTCCTGCAGTGCCCGGCCCGGGTGCAGCCCCACCTCATCAGCCGCTACGCCGAGTACGAGCGGTTCGAGGAGGCTGAGCGATACGGCCTGAACAGCTGTTTCGAGTGCGGCCTGTGCGCCTTCAACTGTTTCGCCAGACGGCCGCTGCTCCAGTACATCCGCTTCGCGAAGGCGCAGATCCGCGCCAAGGGGCAGGGAACCAAGGCCTAGGCCGGATCCCGATCAAGCAAGATCGACAACACAAGAGAGATACACGATATGAATCCTCCAATTCTCAAGGCGATGTCCGACATCTCGCTTCGCCTGACGGTTTCGCCGCCGCCGCACTGGCGCAGCGGGCGGACCATCCAGGGCATGATGCGGGCCCACCTGCTGGCCCTGGCTCCGGCCGCCGTCATGGCGGTGGTCATGTACGGCTACCGCGCCTTTTCGGTCATGGGCATGGCCGGAACCGCCGCCGTGCTCACCGAGGCCGTCTGCCTCCGGCTCCAGAAGCGCGATGTGGACGTGGACAACTATACGGCCCTGTACGCGGGCGTGCTCTTCGCCTTCCTGCTTCCGGCCACCGCGCCTTGGTGGCTGGCGGTCGTCGGCGGGGTGCTGACCATCGCCCTGGGCCGGACCGTGTTCGGCGGCTTCGGCTGCAATCCGGTCTGCGCCCCGCTGGTGGCCTGGGCCGTGTGCCGGTTCTCCTGGCCCGAGGCCATGGACATCGACCTGAATCTGGCGGCCTACATGGCCAACAGCCCGGTTGACCAGCTCATGCACTTCGGCGTGTCCAGCCTCGGCCAGTTCGACTACATGGATCTGTTCATGGGCCGCGGGCTCGGCGGCCTGGGTTCGTCCCAGGTTGTGGCCCTGACCGCGGGCGGCCTCTTCCTGCTGGCCACCCGCTGGATCCGCCTGTTCATCCCGGTGGGCTTTTTGATCGGCGTGGCCGGCACGGCCGCCGTGTACTGGACCATCGATCCCACGGCCTATGCCGATCCCATGTTCCACCTGCTGGCCGGAAGCACCATCTTCGGTGCGTTCTTCCTGGCCCCGGACACCGCGTCCAGCCCGGTGGGCAAGATTCCCCAGACCGTGTTCGGCCTTCTCGCCGGGGCCATGGTCGTGATCATCCGCACCTACGGGGTGTATCCCGACGGCGTGCCCTTCGCCATCATGGTGGCGAACCTGCTCAGCCCGTTGCTGGACCGCCTCCGTCCCAAGTACTTCGGAGTCAGATAGCCATGCGTGAAATCATCAATATGATAGTGGTCCTGTCGCTCATCTGTGCCGCCTCCGGCACCCTGTTGGTCAACCTGAAGCGGGCCACCAAGGACAAGATCGAACAACAGGTGCTCGTCAACGTCCAGGGACCGGCGCTGATGACCGTGCTCGCCGGATGCGACAACGATCCCATCGCCGAGCGCCAGACCGTGGACGGCGTGACCGTGTTCCCGGCCCGGCGTTCCGGCAAGCTCGTGGGCGTGGCCTTCGAGACCGCCGCTCCCGGTTATTCCGGCGATGTCGGCGTCATGGTCGGATTCGACCTGGACGCGGACCGGCTCATCGGCATCGGCATCACCACCCAGACCGAGACCCCGGGCGTGGGCACCCGCATCATGAAGCCCGCGTTCCTCAAGCAGTTCAAGGGCCACAAGGTCGATTCCCTGGCCCTGAGTTCCAAGGGCGGCGACATCGACGCCGTGGCCGGGGCGACCTATTCGTCCACCGGCGCGGTGGACGCGGTGCGCAAGGCCTTAACCGTCTACAAGGACATCAAGCCGCAAATCGCCGCCCTCTGGCCGGCGTCCTAGGGAGCAATACATGAGTTCCATCAAGAAGGAATTCCTCAAGGGATTGTGGGACGAGCTGCCGCCGTTCCGCGTGGTGCTGGGCCTGTGTCCCACGCTGGCCGTGACCTCCACGGCCGAGAACGGGTTGGGAATGGGCGTGGCCGTGCTCTTCGTCCTGACCCTGTCCAACGCGATCATCTCGGCCCTGCGCAAGATCATCCCCGGCAAGGTGCGCATCGCCTGCTTCATCGTCATCGCGGCCTCCCTGGTCGTGGCCGTGGAGCTGCTCATGCAGGCCTACACCTATTCCCTGTACCAGAAGCTCGGCATCTTCGTGCCGCTGATCGTGGTCAACTGCATCATCCTGGGCCGGGCCGAGGCGTTCGCCTCCAGGAATCCGGTCCTGCCGTCCATCGCCGACGGCCTGGGCATGGGGCTCGGCTTCACCCTGTCCCTGACCTTTCTGGGCGCGTTGCGCGAGGGACTGGGCAGCGGCACCGTCTTCGGTGTCCCGGTGGCCTGGGAGACCTTCCGGCCCGCCCACTTCATGGTCATGGCCCCGGGCGCGTTCGTCTGCCTGGGCGTCATCCTGGCGGGCATGAACGCCTTCAATCGGTATCTGAGCCGGAAGAAGGGCGAACCGCTCACTGAACCGCAGAACGCGGCCTGCGCCTCCTGCGCCGGCTGCAACCTGTGCATCACGGGCAAGAAGGAAGGGTAGCCATGGATTACTTCATGCTGTTCGTCTCGGCGATCTTCATCAACAACATCGTCCTGGTCCAGTATCTGGGCACCTGTCCGTTCATGGGCACGTCCAAGTCCACGGACGTGGCCATCGGCATGGGCGCGGCGGTCATCTTCGTCATGCTCATGGCCACGGCCTTCACCTGGCCCCTGCAGCATTACGTGCTGACCCCGTATGGGATCGGCTATCTGCAGACCATCGTGTTCATCCTGGTCATCGCCTCCCTGGTCCAGTTCGTGGAGCTGTTCCTGAAGAAGGTCATTCCGCCCCTGCACGCCTCGCTCGGGCTGTTCCTGCCCCTGATCACCACCAACTGCGCGGTCATGGGCGTGGCCATCATGGTGCAACGCAGCAACTATTCGTTCGTCAAGGCGATGGCCTTTTCCCTTGCCTCGGGCATCGGATTCCTCATCGCCCTGGTGATCATCTCCTCCATTCGCGAGCGGCTGGACGTCTCCCCGGTGCCGACGGTCTTCCGGGGCATTCCGGTGGCCCTCATCACGGCGGGCGTAATGTCGTTGGTCTTCCTGGCTTTCCAGGGCATGGCCGCTTAACCGAAACAAGTTCAAGGACGCATATATGGTAACCTCATCCATACTGGTTCTGTTTCTCCTGGGGTTGACGGCGGCGTCCGTCCTGGCGGTTGCCGCCCGTATACTCCACGTCAAGGAAGACCCCCGCGTGGTCAGTGTCGAGGCATGCCTGCCCGGCGCCAACTGCGGCGGCTGCGGATATCCCGGGTGCTCGGCCGCGGCCACGGCCGTGGTCAACGGCGACGCGCCCCCCGAGCTCTGTGTGGCGGCCAACATGGAAACCGCCACGCGCATAGCCGCGATCATGGGATCCGAAGTGCAGTTCAAGGAGCCCAAGGTGGCCACGAACATCTGCAGCGGCGGCTCCCGGGCCAACCTCCTGTTCGACTACAAGGGCGTGGAGGACTGCCGCGCCGAAGCCTTGCTCTATGGCGGCGAGAAGTCCTGCGGCATCGGCTGCATCGGGCTCGGCACCTGCGTCAAGGTCTGCGGCTTCAACGCCATCCGCCTGAGCGACGCCGGGCTGCCCGTGGTGGACTGGAACGCCTGCCGGTCCTGCGGCAAGTGCGCCGAAGCGTGCCCCACCGGGGCCATCCGCATCTCCAGCGTGGCCAGCGTGCTCCTGCACCTCAACCAGACCGATGACTGCCTGGCCCCGTGCATGCAGAAGTGCCCGGCCCAGATCAACGTCCGGCGCTACATCCAGCAGCTCAAGCAGGGCGACATGCGCGGCGCCATGCTGACCATCAAGGAGCACAATCCGCTGCCGCTGGCCGTGGGCAGGGTCTGCCCCGCGCCGTGCGAAAACATCTGCCGCCGCAAGATCGTGGACGAGGGCGTGGCCATCCACACCCTGCACCGCTACGTGGCCGATTGGGAGATGCAGAGCGGAACGCGCGTGAACCTGCACTGCAACCCGCCCAGCGGGCACAAGGTGGCGATCATAGGCGGCGGCCCGGCCGGGCTGTCCTGCGCCTACTTCCTGCGCCGCGTGGGCCATGAGCCGGTCATCTTCGAGAAGCGCGAGCACATCGGCGGCATGATGCGCGGCATCATCCCCGAGTACCGCCTGCCCGCCAAGGTGGTGGACTGGGAGGTCCAGACCATCCTCAATCTCGGCGTGGAGACCCGCACCGGCGTGGCCTTCGGCCGGGACGTGACCCTGGCCGATCTCGAGAAGGAAGGGTTCGAGGCTGTGTTCATCGCCACGGGCGCGTGGAAGGTGCCGCCGCTCGGCATAGACAACGACGACGCCGAGGGCGTGCTGGACTCCATCTCGTTCCTGCACGGCGTGGGCCATGTGTACACCGACCTGCGCGGCAAGACCGTGGCCGTGGTGGGCGGCAGCAACACCGCCATGGACGTGGTCCGTTCCGCCGCCCGCCTGGGAGCCGAGGTCGTCGCCCTGGTGCCGTGCATCCAGCGCAAGATGTCCGCCAACAAGGAGGAGATCCTCCGCGCCGTCGAGATCGGCGGGGATCTGCGGTACATGACCGCGCCCCTGGCCATCGAGGTGGAGAACGGCGCGGTCAGCGGCGTGACCTATTGCGACCTGGCCTACGACAACCCCGAGAAGCCCGTGGGCGAACCCAAGCCCGTGTCCGGGACCAAGGCGTTCGTCCGGGCCGACATGGTCATCGCGGCCACGGACCGCCTGGTGGACGACGGTCCGCTGTGCGACGCCGAGGGCAAGCCGATGTTCAAGAAAGACAAGAAGACCGGTGGGATCACCGCAAACCCGACCACGTTGCAAACCGACATCCCCAACGTGTTCGTGGGCGGAGAGGTGCATACCGGCCGCAGCATCCTGATCCAGGCGGTGGCCGACGGCCGCCGGGCCGCCCGCGCCATTCACTTCCACGTGACCGAAGGGGCCGTTCCGGAACCTGACAACCAGCAGGTCCAGGTCATCCCGGAGTCGATCCTCAAGGACATGCGTGTGAACTACTCCATCCCCAGGGTGCAGGAGCCCCTGATCAGCATGGACGAGCGCAGGCACA
Proteins encoded:
- the rsxE gene encoding electron transport complex subunit RsxE, giving the protein MSSIKKEFLKGLWDELPPFRVVLGLCPTLAVTSTAENGLGMGVAVLFVLTLSNAIISALRKIIPGKVRIACFIVIAASLVVAVELLMQAYTYSLYQKLGIFVPLIVVNCIILGRAEAFASRNPVLPSIADGLGMGLGFTLSLTFLGALREGLGSGTVFGVPVAWETFRPAHFMVMAPGAFVCLGVILAGMNAFNRYLSRKKGEPLTEPQNAACASCAGCNLCITGKKEG
- a CDS encoding electron transport complex protein RnfA, yielding MDYFMLFVSAIFINNIVLVQYLGTCPFMGTSKSTDVAIGMGAAVIFVMLMATAFTWPLQHYVLTPYGIGYLQTIVFILVIASLVQFVELFLKKVIPPLHASLGLFLPLITTNCAVMGVAIMVQRSNYSFVKAMAFSLASGIGFLIALVIISSIRERLDVSPVPTVFRGIPVALITAGVMSLVFLAFQGMAA
- a CDS encoding FAD-dependent oxidoreductase; this translates as MVTSSILVLFLLGLTAASVLAVAARILHVKEDPRVVSVEACLPGANCGGCGYPGCSAAATAVVNGDAPPELCVAANMETATRIAAIMGSEVQFKEPKVATNICSGGSRANLLFDYKGVEDCRAEALLYGGEKSCGIGCIGLGTCVKVCGFNAIRLSDAGLPVVDWNACRSCGKCAEACPTGAIRISSVASVLLHLNQTDDCLAPCMQKCPAQINVRRYIQQLKQGDMRGAMLTIKEHNPLPLAVGRVCPAPCENICRRKIVDEGVAIHTLHRYVADWEMQSGTRVNLHCNPPSGHKVAIIGGGPAGLSCAYFLRRVGHEPVIFEKREHIGGMMRGIIPEYRLPAKVVDWEVQTILNLGVETRTGVAFGRDVTLADLEKEGFEAVFIATGAWKVPPLGIDNDDAEGVLDSISFLHGVGHVYTDLRGKTVAVVGGSNTAMDVVRSAARLGAEVVALVPCIQRKMSANKEEILRAVEIGGDLRYMTAPLAIEVENGAVSGVTYCDLAYDNPEKPVGEPKPVSGTKAFVRADMVIAATDRLVDDGPLCDAEGKPMFKKDKKTGGITANPTTLQTDIPNVFVGGEVHTGRSILIQAVADGRRAARAIHFHVTEGAVPEPDNQQVQVIPESILKDMRVNYSIPRVQEPLISMDERRHTFKEEVAGSIAYEKARKEASRCLRCGLTCYDADAGAEYTLDEDVTVINAPGGE